The Malassezia japonica chromosome 8, complete sequence genome includes a window with the following:
- the cyp6 gene encoding peptidylprolyl isomerase (EggNog:ENOG503NW66; COG:A): protein MASGEAVVGTEHAEERVDERTEEQILQEEEEKAKHEAEMAEEAAKEEERRKNNASAAALTLEIVGDLPHADVKPPENILFVCKLNPVTRSDDLELIFSRFGKICSCEVIRDKKTGDSLQYAFIEFEEREAAEKAYSKMQNVLIDDRRIWVDFSQSVSKLHSVWVKGPVTSAVTSAVTTDGHTATTAIVMTVGRVNLMIGTAIVMTGHDRIVTMTDIAPIAPFGPLRI from the exons ATGGCATCGGGAGAAGCGGTGGTCGGGAcggagcacgccgaggagcgcgtggacgagcgcacggaGGAGCAGATTCTtcaggaggaggaggagaagGCAAAGCATGAGGCAGAGATGGCCGAGGAAGCCGCTaaagaggaggagcgccgcaaaaACAATGCGtcggcggctgcgctcacgctcgagaTTGTCGGCGATCTGCCGCATGCCGACGTCAAGCCGCCGGAAAACATCTTGTTTGTGTGCAAGCTGAATCCGGTGACGCGCAGCGATGACCTCGAGCTGATATTCTCGCGGTTTGGCAAAATTTGCTCGTGTGAGGTGATCCGCGACAAAAAG ACCGGCGACAGTCTTCAGTATGCGTTTATCGAATTCGAGGAACGCGAGGCCGCGGAAAAG GCCTACTCAAAGATGCAAAATGTACTCATTGACGACCGGCGCATCTGGGTCGACTTTTCGCAAAGTGTGTCGAAGCTGCACAGCGTGTGGGTCAAAGGAC CCgtgacgagcgccgtgacgagcgccgtgacGACCGACGGGCATaccgcgacgaccgcgatCGTCATGACCGTCGGCCGCGTGAATCTCATGATCGGTACGGCGATCGTCATGACCGGACACGATCGGATCGTGACCATGACCGACATCGCTCCGATC GCACCGTTCGGACCGCTACGCATCTGA
- a CDS encoding uncharacterized protein (EggNog:ENOG503P8YF): MLGSRVQPPTPVPSSDHDVPSSPSGLYAKHASYMSRPAMATPPPSSPTRDHPFSLFAEALEHAVPRGVSPTKRAAPVVRREIVVENDPAVGIRANARGIDALQANYTHTLVIGRAKVLDRAAAVAASPAFMGSQPAVNVCLPGTAKHVSRVHALVRWVPFTSAVETAPHGMAGTFVLRIVGQNGLVVNGKRYRAGHVLRLEPGRTLLDFFGVRLRFVVESVARAAPKPALPAPSAVSPTKEYAMPTGIPPSSPARMERAMSVDDSEPDSPTRPVQRPVVRAEPKPVPAARPLGEVQNVLAREPKRADKRDKVSKPVEKKAELEAKAAEKASKAVEKPAEKAKVVEKAAEKATKPVEKPVEELVEKPVEKPVERLVERPAEKLAGKPINVPVPADLDTPEPKRAETPPTDHARMLVDRLAPTYDLAGLLAGAIVFHRTATISTSEAVRSVLSSNPGMMRGEAGARALAFSPSKRRLPHAGDTSSLPEHGQVIGGWETDARWQLVARRAWHERLEEELQREPMFGVIQRPGKDTSGNPLECWYHYDKENDPDVERAQNLGAFVKPMRNVVRSQKPIFWKKSEYGRATSGVGQDGGMDDKLPYSPRSNYDEGEESDTRRKRSRKADTGPAALEEPEQTWDKQGDLEWHGARVARGKSRSSTPSAHKKSKLA, from the coding sequence ATGCTGGGATCCCGGGTGCAGCCTCCGACGCCTGTCCCGTCGTCGGACCACGACGTGCCGTCGTCTCCGAGTGGTCTGTATGCAAAGCATGCGAGCTACATGTCGCGCCCCGCGATGGCGACGCCTccgccgtcgtcgccgacgcgcgaccACCCATTCTCCCTttttgccgaggcgctcgagcacgcggtgccccgcggcgtgtcgccgacgaagcgcgccgcccctGTTGTACGCCGTGAGATTGTGGTCGAAAATGACCCTGCAGTCGGCATCCGCGCAAACGCGCGCGGAAtcgacgcgctccaagCCAACTATACGCATACGCTGGTCATTGGCCGTGCCAAGGTCCTGGACCGCGCGGCAGCGGTCGCTGCAAGCCCTGCATTTATGGGCTCGCAGCCGGCCGTGAATGTGTGTTTGCCGGGCACTGCGAAGCATGTCAGTCGTGTGCACGCGCTTGTGCGTTGGGTGCCGTTTACGAGTGCGGTCGAGACGGCCCCGCATGGCATGGCCGGCACGTTTGTCTTGCGCATTGTCGGCCAGAATGGTCTGGTAGTCAATGGCAAGCGGTACCGCGCGGGCCATGtgctgcgtctcgagccgggccgcacgctcctcgacttCTTCGGCGTGCGTCTGCGCTTTGTGGTGGAGAGCGTggctcgtgcggcgccgaaGCCGGCGCtccctgcgccgtcggcggtgTCACCGACGAAGGAATACGCGATGCCGACGGGCATTCCGCCCAGCTCGCCTGCAAGGATGGAGCGTGCCATGTCGGTCGATGACAGCGAGCCGGACAGCCCCACGCGCCCTGTGCAGCGTCCAGtggtgcgcgccgagccgaaGCCTGTGCCAGCTGCCAGGCCGCTTGGCGAGGTGCAGAATgtgcttgcgcgcgagccgaagcgcgccgacaAACGCGACAAGGTCTCGAAGCCGGTTGAGAAGAAGGCTGAGCTGGAGGCCAAGGCAGCTGAGAAGGCGAGCAAGGCTGTTGAGAAGCCTGCCGAAAAGGCCAAGGTCGTTGAGAAGGCGGCTGAGAAGGCGACCAAGCCTGTCGAGAAGCCTGttgaggagctcgtcgagaagCCTGTCGAGAAGCCCGTTGAAAGGCTTGTCGAAAGGCCCGCCGAAAAGCTCGCCGGAAAGCCCATCAACGTCCCTGTGCCTGCGGACCTCGATACGCCCGAGCccaagcgcgccgagacACCCCCGACGGACCATGCGCGGATGCTTGTCGACCGTCTGGCCCCCACGTATGACCTTGCTGGCCTGCTTGCCGGTGCTATTGTCTTCCACCGCACGGCGACGATCTCGACGagcgaggccgtgcgctctGTCCTCTCCTCGAACCCCGGCATGATGCGTGgcgaggccggcgcgcgtgcgcttgcCTTTTCGCCGTCCAAGCGGCGTCTCCCCCATGCCGGCGATACCAGCTCTCTCCCCGAGCACGGCCAGGTAATTGGCGGGTGGGAGACCGATGCGCGCTGGCAGCTTGttgcgcgccgtgcgtggCATGAGCGCCtggaggaggagctgcagcgtgAGCCGATGTTTGGCGTGATCCAGCGCCCCGGCAAAGACACGAGCGGCAACCCCCTCGAGTGCTGGTACCACTACGACAAAGAGAACGACCCCGAcgtggagcgcgcgcagaACCTCGGCGCGTTTGTGAAGCCCATGCGCAACGTTGTGCGCAGCCAGAAGCCCATCTTTTGGAAGAAGAGCGAATACGGCCGTGCGACGAGCGGTGTGGGCCAGGACGGCGGCATGGATGACAAGCTGCCCTACTCCCCTCGGTCGAACtacgacgagggcgaggagagcgacacgcggcgcaagcgcagccGCAAGGCGGATACTGGCCCGGCCGCTCTGGAGGAGCCCGAACAGACCTGGGACAAGCAAGGCGACCTGGAGTGGCAcggtgcgcgtgtcgcccgGGGCAAGtcgcggtcctcgacgccgtcggcgcacAAGAAAAGTAAGTTGGCATAG
- the MOB2 gene encoding Maintenance of ploidy protein mob2 (EggNog:ENOG503NYA6; COG:D) has product MSFLNSLGRTMGRNTRPKGQRPAGYDVVDPRAALAESMNDTHLAAQKPLYLCQPFVRSALIKGSFRTIVALPKYVHPYEWIAMNLFDFFHDLNQFCGVTTEFCTVQTCPTMSAGVGLHYTWVDVNRKPIHLPAPQYIDFVMTWIGHLLSDEAVFPTKSGREFPASFPTTARQVYKQMLRIFAHIYNAHFPLLLHLSCEGHVNSLFAHFLAFGKEFDLFDFREFKGNGDPTLGAPACMGGIGGPDFPAVETPDVRDIHAALAGPNGERVPYPGVCDLIERWVERGVLPKEVLQ; this is encoded by the exons ATGAGCTTTTTGAACTCGCTTGG TCGTACGATGGGCCGCAATACGCGCCCCAAAGGCCAGAGGCCGGCGGGGTACGATGTGGTTGAcccgcgtgccgcgctcgcggagTCGATGAACGACACACATCTCGCGGCACAAAAGCCGCTGTACCTGTGCCAGCCGttcgtgcgcagcgcattgATCAAGGGATCGTTCCGGACGATTGTCGCGCTGCCCAAGTACGTGCACCCGTACGAGTGGATCGCGATGAACT TGTTTGATTTCTTCCACGACCTGAACCAGTTCTGCGGTGTCACGACCGAGTTCTGCACGGTGCAGACGTGCCCGACGATGAGCGCGGGCGTGGG CCTCCATTATACGTGGGTCGATGTGAACCGCAAGCCGATCCACCTCCCGGCGCCACAGTACATCGACTTTGTCATGACCTGGATCGGGCACTtgctcagcgacgaggccgtgTTTCCGACCAAGTCGG GCCGTGAGTTTCCCGCCTCGTTCCCTACGACCGCGCGCCAGGTATACAAGCAAATGCTCCGCATCTTTGCCCACATCTACAACGCGCACTTCCCCCTCCTCTTGCACCTCAGCTGCGAGGGGCACGTCAACAGCCTCTTTGCCCACTTTCTCGCGTTCGGCAAGGAGTTTGACCTGTTCGACTTCCGCGAATTTAAGGGGAACGGCGAcccgacgctcggcgcgccggcgtgcaTGGGCGGCATCGGCGGGCCCGACTTTCCGGCCGTCGAGACACCCGACGTACGCGATAttcacgcggcgctcgcggggcccaacggcgagcgcgtgccgtaCCCCGGCGTCTGCGACTTGATCGAGCGCTGGGTCGAGCGGGGCGTGCTGCCCAAGGAGGTGTTGCAATAG
- a CDS encoding uncharacterized protein (EggNog:ENOG503NUP5; COG:J) yields MLAAPLSTSATQYSAKAAAPKKKVAVRKGAGAQQRSTGGRRKGGVDTASSLAKASGHYQKTPDMAELPELDASAIAPAAIGTPVAWAPAALKAMDAFGLPRELQRRHALQPRPRSVVRAASVELVEGMEKGAASGKPAGRQLLVGEPGCGKSTYLLQAVAHAIASGWAVVYVPRAIDWINSSTAYTYSPALQTYLQPDIATDLLKAMAQVNGGVLKRVKSHAPLVVDGAELFAQGTPLSELLKKVLAEHQSPVARQLALELVWASLAQQTDVPVLVAVDDVQALFGATRYRDADFAALQAYEMAVPRAFLSLLFAPQAEGVRRGALLAALSMGHSEYPPSPELLVALREASRGEGAPVAWERVIDTLSSPTSPTRVAEPHAYTPTHPQHLENARKANLALLDVGERLSRPEAASLLDLMRRERMLWATPNDELFLGKLVESNGNIRVFERSWRSSLV; encoded by the exons atgctcgcggcgccgctgtCGACGTCCGCGACGCAATACTCGGCCAAGGCAGCTGCACCGAAGAAAAAGGTCGCAGTGCGCAagggcgccggcgcacagcagcgcagcaccggcggccgccgcaaggGCGGCGTGGAT ACCGCAAGCTCGCTGGCCAAGGCCTCGGGACACTACCAGAAGACACCGGATATGGCGGAGCTGCctgagctcgacgcgtcggcgatcgcgccggcagcgatcggcacgcccgTCGCCTGGGCGCCGGCAGCGCTCAAGGCGATGGACGCATTCGGCCtgccgcgcgagctgcagcggcggcatgcgcttcagccgcgcccgcgctctgtcgtgcgtgcggcgagcgtcgagctAGTCGAGGGCATGGAAAagggcgcggcgagcggcaaGCCGGCCGGTcgccagctcctcgtcggcgagccggGCTGCGGCAAGTCGACCTACCTCTTgcaggcggtcgcgcacgcgatCGCGTCGGGATGGGCGGTGGTGTATGTGCCCCGCGCGATCGACTGGATCAACTCGTCGACGGCCTACACCTACAGTCCCGCGCTGCAGACTTACCTGCAGCCGGACATTGCGACCGACCTGCTCAAGGCGATGGCGCAGGTGaacggcggcgtgctcaaGCGCGTCAagtcgcacgcgccgctcgtcgttgacggcgccgagctcttTGCTCAGGGCACGCCGCTCAGCGAGCTCCTCAAAAaggtcctcgccgagcaccagAGCCCGGTGGCCCGgcagctcgccctcgagctcgtctgGGCGAGCCTCGCACAGCAGACCGACGTCCCGGTGCTGGTCGCTGTGGACGACGTCCaggcgctctttggcgcgacgcgctaccgcgacgccgactttgcggcgctccaggcgtACGAAATGGCCGTCCCGCGTGCATTCCTCTcgctgctctttgcgccgcaggccgaggGCGTGAGGAggggcgcgctgctcgcggcACTCAGCATGGGGCACTCGGAGTACCCCCCATCGCCGGAGCTGCTGGTGGCTttgcgcgaggcgagccgcggcgagggcgcgccggtcgcgtgGGAGCGCGTGATCGACAcgctctcgtcgccgacttcgccgacgcgcgtcgctgagcCGCACGCGTACACGCCGACGCACCCCCAGCACCTCGAAAacgcgcgcaaggcgaaccttgcgctgctcgatgtcggcgagcgcctgtcGCGTCCCGAAGCAGCGTCGCTGCTGGACCTGATGCGCCGCGAACGCATGCTTTGGGCGACGCCGAACGACGAGCTGTtcctcggcaagctcgtcgagaGCAACGGCAACATTCGCGTGTTTGAGCgcagctggcgctcgagcttggTATAG
- the HUT1 gene encoding UDP-galactose transporter (COG:P; TransMembrane:10 (i7-27o54-76i133-154o185-203i215-233o253-272i284-302o334-352i359-379o385-402i); BUSCO:EOG09264F1U; EggNog:ENOG503NV81), translating to MAKQSGLLQLALCALMIYTMFLVWGLLQEKITSTVYTTGEDPLDPFAEGERFEYGVLLNAVQALFSCAAASAYLLLRASPSTGTNGCLASRLGLSVLTPKGCHRALIARGKVPATEAEPRGLAKYVSPLAQRYFFISALQSTGSWLSIVSLRYLSFPAITLAKSSKLVPVLLMNVLLYRRKFAPYKYVVVMLVTIGVYMFMALGKPSKKKGPTGGGHIGMALLAIHLLLDGTTNSTQDDVFATYGTELVTGTQMMLVMNAISASYMTFTLLLPEGLGAFVTSHIRLALASLVHPHWIAQFLAEGLSGPVALSFTPQLVSGVQFLLRHPDAARDVALYALAGAAGQIAIFETLERFGSLTLVSITVTRKLFTMLLSILVYQHHLRSLQWVGVAVVFAGLFLELREKQRQSAAAKAAKRQ from the exons ATGGCGAAGCAGAGCGGGCTgctccagctcgcgctATGCGCGCTGATGATCTATACCATGTTCCTCGTGTGGGGTCTATTGCAGGAAAAGA TCACCAGCACCGTGTATACCACGGGCGAGGACCCCCTGGATCCGTTCGCGGAAGGCGAGCGCTTCGAgtacggcgtgctgctcaaCGCGGTCCAGGCGCTCTTttcgtgcgccgcagcgtcggcaTATTTGCTTTTGCGTGCGTCTCCGTCGACCGGCACGAACGGGTGCCTAGCCTCGCGCCTGGGCCTTTCGGTGCTGACGCCCAAGGGGTGTCACCGAGCGCTGATCGCACGCGGCAAGGTGCCTgcgaccgaggccgagccgcgcggGCTCGCCAAGTACGTCtcgccgcttgcgcagcgctaCTTTTTCATTTCCGCACTGCAGTCCACCGGCTCGTGGCTGAGCATCGTGTCGCTGCGCTACCTGTCGTTCCCTGCGATTACGCTGGCCAAGTCGAGCAAGCTTGTGCCTGTGCTGCTGATGAATGTGCTGCTGTACCGCCGCAAGTTTGCACCGTACAAGTACGTCGTCGTGATGCTTGTCACGATCGGCGTCTACATGTtcatggcgctcggcaagcccTCGAAGAAAAAGGGCccgaccggcggcggccacATTGGCATGGCGCTCCTGGCGATCcacctgctgctcgacggcacGACCAACAGCACGCAGGACGACGTGTTTGCGACCTATGGCACCGAACTCGTGACTGGCACGCAGATGATGCTCGTCATGAATGCGATTTCGGCGTCGTACATGACGTtcacgctgctgctgccggaaggcctcggcgcgttTGTCACGTCGCAcatccgcctcgcgctcgcatCGCTCGTGCATCCCCACTGGATCGCGCAGTTCCTTGCGGAAGGACTCAGCGGTCCGGTGGCTCTCTCTTtcacgccgcagctcgtgtCGGGCGTGCAGTTCTTGCTGCGTCACCctgacgcggcgcgcgacgtggcacTCTACGCGCTTGCGGGCGCTGCCGGCCAGATTGCCATCTTTGAGACGCTTGAGCGCTTCGGCAGCCTGACGCTCGTCTCTATCACGGTCACACGCAAGCTCTTTACGATGCTCCTCTCGATCCTGGTGTACCAGCACCATCTGCGCAGCCTGCAGTGGGTCGGTGTCGCAGTCGTCTTTGCGGGCCTCTTTTtggagctgcgcgaaaAGCAGCGCCAGTCGGCTGCCGCAAAGGCCGCCAAGCGCCAGTAG
- a CDS encoding mitogen-activated protein kinase (EggNog:ENOG503NUS8; COG:T), with amino-acid sequence MLCPRGESWDEHGKEHRAKSGPTVSYVRRLAQVTETRKEERRLLAIRKAREDLGADYYVDGILGEGGYGVVFAALQRNTGRRVAIKRVSPFEHHLLAVRTLRELRLLRFFIATTTCENIVGLLDVVIPGKRESYQDVYLVQENMDTDLYRVLRMQPLSYDHAQYFTYQILRGLKPIHAAGVLHRDIKPSNLLVNANCDLKICDFGLARSIGTGSPQANEHLLTEYVATRWYRAPEIMLSSRTYTKAVDIWSVGCTVFEMLTGLPLFPGRDYHHQLALILDVLGTPSLETLRPLCGKRAMNYVQSLPARTPKPWSVILPKVPWEAIDFLQRTVTINPAERMTVEECLEHPFVRPYHDPYDEPSAPRLDPAAFYFDFEALAETSQVYREDLWNDAQAYLSGGTAQVPMP; translated from the exons ATGCTCTGCCCGCGCGGCGAATCCTGGGACGAACACGGCAAGGAGCATCG CGCCAAGTCGGGGCCGACTGTCTCGTACGTccgccgccttgcgcaggtcaCCGAGACACGCAAGGAGGAGCGACGACTACTGGCGAtccgcaaggcgcgcgaggacctcggcgcggacTACTATGTCGACGGcatcctcggcgagggggGGTACGGCGTCGTCTttgctgcgctgcagcgcaacacggggcgccgcgtcgcaaTCAAGCGTGTATCACCGTTTGAGCACCACCTGCTTGCGGTGCGCACTCTGCGTGAGCTCCGCCTGTTGCGCTTCTTTATCGCGACGACGACATGCGAAAACATCGTTGGGCTCCTCGACGTCGTCATTCCGGGCAAGAGAGAGAGCTACCAGGACGTCTATCTCGTCCAGGAGAACATGGACACGGATCTGTACCGCGTCCTGCGGATGCAGCCGCTCAGCTACGACCACGCACAGTACTTTACGTACCAGATCCTGCGCGGCCTCAAGCCGATCCACGCCGCGGGCGTACTCCATCGCGACATCAAGCCCAGCAACCTGTTGGTCAATGCGAATTGCGACTTGAAGATTTGCGACTTTGGCCTCGCGCGTAGCATCGGCACTGGATCGCCGCAGGCCAATGAGCATCTCCTCACTGAGTACGTCGCCACGCGCTGGTACCGTGCGCCCGAGATTATGCTCTCGAGCCGCACGTACACCAAGGCCGTCGACATCTGGTCCGTGGGGTGCACCGTCTTTGAAATGCTCACGGGCCTGCCCCTCTTTCCGGGCCGTGACTACCAccaccagctcgcgctgatTCTAGACGTGCTTGGCACGCCATCactcgagacgctgcgccctCTGTGCGGCAAGCGCGCGATGAACTATGTCCAGTCGCTTCCTGCCCGCACGCCCAAGCCCTGGTCGGTGATCCTGCCCAAGGTGCCGTGGGAGGCCATCGACTTTTTGCAGCGCACCGTCACGATCAACCCAGCGGAGCGCATGACGGTCGAAGAGTGCCTTGAGCACCCCTTTGTCCGGCCATACCACGACCCCTATGacgagccgagcgcgccccGGCTCGACCCTGCGGCATTTTACTTTGACTTTGAGGCACTCGCTGAGACTAGTCAGGTCTACCGCGAGGACTTATGGAACGATGCTCAGGCCTACCTGTCTGGTGGCACGGCGCAAGTGCCCATGCCGTAA